A genomic region of Caldicellulosiruptor acetigenus contains the following coding sequences:
- the trpB gene encoding tryptophan synthase subunit beta — protein MDRYFGRFGGMYAPETLMPALLEIEEEFCKLVKDEKFNQEYEYYLKNYVGRPSPLYFAKNLSEHLGVKIYLKREDINHTGAHKINNCIGQALLAKHMGKKRLIAETGAGQHGVATATVAALFGMECEIFMGEEDAKRQFHNVQRMKMLGSKVRVVNKGSKTLKDAINEAMRDWSETFEYTFYLFGTAAGPHPFPTIVKYFQSVIGKETKEQIKSLEGRLPDYVFACVGGGSNAIGIFSAFLEDHEVKLIGVEGAGEGIHTGKTAATLCSGSVGILHGAKTYILQDEEGQIQNTHSISAGLDYPGVGPEHAYLKETGRVEYVGATDKEAVDAFLLLTRLEGIIPALESSHALAEVIKRAKMGLFKSSDIIVVNLSGRGDKDINTVLELWKDDEL, from the coding sequence ATGGATAGGTATTTTGGAAGGTTTGGTGGAATGTATGCACCAGAAACTCTTATGCCAGCTCTTTTAGAGATAGAAGAAGAGTTTTGCAAGCTTGTGAAAGACGAAAAATTCAATCAAGAGTATGAGTACTATCTCAAAAACTATGTTGGAAGACCATCGCCACTTTACTTTGCCAAAAACTTGAGCGAGCATCTTGGAGTTAAAATATATCTCAAAAGAGAAGACATAAACCACACCGGTGCCCATAAAATAAACAACTGCATAGGCCAGGCACTTTTGGCAAAGCATATGGGCAAAAAAAGACTTATTGCCGAGACAGGAGCAGGTCAGCATGGTGTTGCAACAGCCACCGTTGCTGCTCTTTTTGGGATGGAATGCGAGATATTTATGGGTGAAGAAGATGCAAAAAGGCAGTTTCATAACGTGCAAAGGATGAAAATGCTTGGCAGCAAGGTAAGAGTAGTTAACAAGGGAAGCAAGACATTGAAAGACGCAATAAACGAGGCAATGCGTGACTGGAGCGAGACGTTTGAATACACCTTTTATCTTTTTGGTACAGCTGCAGGACCTCATCCGTTCCCAACAATTGTAAAATACTTTCAAAGTGTGATTGGGAAAGAGACAAAAGAGCAGATAAAAAGCTTAGAAGGAAGACTTCCAGACTATGTCTTTGCGTGTGTGGGTGGTGGTTCTAACGCAATTGGTATCTTCTCAGCGTTTTTGGAAGATCATGAGGTAAAGCTTATTGGTGTTGAGGGTGCAGGAGAGGGAATACATACAGGCAAAACGGCTGCAACGCTATGCAGTGGGTCTGTTGGAATCTTGCATGGTGCAAAGACATATATTTTACAGGATGAGGAAGGGCAAATTCAAAACACTCATTCAATCTCAGCAGGGCTTGACTACCCGGGTGTTGGACCTGAACATGCGTATTTGAAAGAAACAGGAAGGGTTGAGTATGTGGGGGCTACTGATAAAGAAGCTGTGGATGCATTTTTGCTGCTCACAAGGCTTGAAGGGATAATTCCGGCTTTAGAGAGCAGCCATGCACTTGCAGAGGTTATTAAAAGGGCGAAGATGGGACTTTTCAAGAGCAGTGACATTATTGTTGTGAACCTTTCTGGAAGAGGTGATAAGGATATAAATACAGTACTTGAGCTTTGGAAGGATGATGAGCTATGA
- the trpA gene encoding tryptophan synthase subunit alpha: protein MNLIDERFERLKKEGKKAFIGYVTFGYPSFEETLGFIKLVYSYVDILEIGFPFSDPIADGEIIQKASIKALSEGVKLSHLFESIEKFKKDKPVVLMLYANTVYKRGIDRFFESSKACGVDGVIIPDVSFEESFEFKEAAEKFGVTYIDLVSISSLERAKMIGKQSKGFLYCVSRKGVTGFKGQIEDRIFTFLRELKTVTPTPLAVGFGIKGKEDVQKFKDLADGIVIGSAIITKIDEGKDKLEDFLKEISESLKDK, encoded by the coding sequence ATGAATTTAATAGATGAAAGATTTGAAAGGCTAAAAAAAGAGGGAAAAAAAGCTTTCATAGGCTATGTAACGTTTGGGTATCCCTCTTTTGAAGAGACACTTGGGTTTATAAAGCTTGTATATTCATATGTAGACATTTTAGAGATTGGTTTTCCTTTTTCTGACCCTATTGCAGATGGTGAAATTATTCAAAAAGCTTCTATAAAAGCTCTTAGTGAAGGTGTTAAATTGAGCCACCTTTTTGAAAGCATTGAAAAGTTTAAAAAAGATAAGCCGGTTGTGCTAATGCTGTATGCAAACACAGTTTACAAAAGGGGAATTGATAGGTTTTTTGAAAGTAGCAAAGCTTGCGGTGTAGATGGCGTTATAATCCCCGATGTTTCGTTCGAGGAGAGCTTTGAGTTCAAAGAAGCAGCTGAAAAGTTTGGTGTTACTTATATTGACCTTGTATCTATATCTTCTCTTGAGAGAGCCAAGATGATAGGTAAGCAGTCTAAAGGTTTTTTGTACTGTGTTTCAAGAAAAGGCGTGACAGGTTTTAAAGGGCAGATTGAGGACAGGATTTTTACTTTCTTGAGAGAACTGAAAACTGTTACCCCAACACCTTTGGCAGTTGGGTTTGGTATAAAGGGTAAAGAAGATGTTCAGAAGTTCAAAGACCTTGCAGATGGTATTGTCATTGGAAGCGCAATAATCACAAAGATAGATGAAGGGAAAGACAAGCTTGAAGATTTCTTGAAAGAAATCTCTGAAAGTCTAAAAGACAAATAA
- a CDS encoding phosphoribosylanthranilate isomerase, with amino-acid sequence MIVKFCGLKRLIDIEMCNKLQPDMIGLIFAPSPRKVEKDLAKDIVLAKSPSIKSVGVFKDQNISEVIEIATYLQLDFVQLHGKEDYEYIKHLKDLGFKVIKAIEVETAEDIKRAKRYTEIADFVLLDRPKGSSIDITEVTKFADFAYIIAGGITPENVDKYLNLNPVGIDISSGIETDGFKDFAKMKKIIDKVNKYKVGETKNG; translated from the coding sequence ATGATAGTAAAGTTTTGCGGGCTAAAGAGGCTTATTGATATTGAGATGTGCAATAAACTTCAGCCTGATATGATAGGCTTAATATTTGCTCCTAGTCCAAGAAAGGTTGAAAAAGACCTTGCAAAAGATATTGTTTTAGCAAAAAGTCCTTCAATAAAATCAGTGGGAGTTTTCAAAGACCAGAACATATCAGAGGTTATAGAAATAGCAACTTATCTTCAACTTGACTTTGTGCAGCTGCACGGCAAAGAAGATTATGAGTATATAAAGCATTTGAAAGACCTTGGATTTAAGGTAATAAAGGCTATTGAAGTTGAGACAGCAGAAGATATAAAGAGAGCTAAACGCTATACAGAAATAGCTGACTTTGTGCTTCTTGACAGGCCAAAAGGAAGCAGCATAGATATAACAGAGGTTACAAAATTTGCAGACTTTGCTTACATCATTGCAGGTGGGATAACGCCTGAGAATGTAGATAAATACCTAAATCTAAATCCAGTTGGTATAGATATCAGCTCAGGAATTGAGACAGATGGTTTTAAAGATTTTGCAAAGATGAAAAAGATTATTGATAAGGTAAATAAATACAAGGTTGGTGAAACAAAAAATGGATAG